One segment of Leptodactylus fuscus isolate aLepFus1 chromosome 7, aLepFus1.hap2, whole genome shotgun sequence DNA contains the following:
- the LOC142213373 gene encoding cholinesterase-like: MEHKNMRFCGNNICFLILTVLAVYVIADNDTIVETRQGKVSGIKQSVISRTVTAYLGIPYAEAPTGERRFQKPEPRAPWDGVYKATTYGKSCYQSKENFYCEIPAMEKWIVKNEMSEDCLNLNVWVPQTISKPAHVMVFIHGGSFISGSSASDRHDGSVLAASEDVIVVSMNYRLGAFGFLGFPGNTKAPGNAGLFDQRLALQWVYKNIAAFGGNPENITLFGLSAGAVSVGYHVISPGSHSYFNRAILQSGAPTANWAFNSHETSRRFSTQLAKLLNCPTENEDTSIACLQNVDAKDIVDKQFLNVSGYALTIFVPILDNDFITVVPHNLVKQSIMNTDILIGVAKDDGNPFPVFGAPGFSVKNQSLITTEELKEGLRYFFPPGDDLSVESMMLMYVDWDDEKNTEKNRKAMEQILKDYYFMCPSKYFANFASKTINNFYVYEYDHRPSDEVFPEWMGAIHGAELSMVFGKPLISPQQFSNREQIFSRRLMNIWGNFARTGSHIDFWSGFLGRISLKILTKKTAPIEINGSRNYLELMGFGSWESKLKIKKKGLKYNLKFSVLIRLLRVKH, from the exons ATGGAACACAAAAATATGAGGTTCTGCGGCAACAACATTTGTTTTCTAATACTAACTGTGCTTGCTGTATATGTTATAGCAGACAATGACACAATTGTAGAAACAAGGCAAGGGAAAGTGAGTGGAATAAAACAGTCTGTGATATCTCGTACTGTCACAGCCTATCTAGGAATTCCATATGCCGAAGCACCAACAGGAGAAAGACGGTTCCAAAAACCAGAACCACGGGCACCATGGGATGGAGTTTACAAAGCCACCACCTATGGCAAGTCTTGTTACCAGAGTAAAGAAAATTTCTACTGTGAGATACCTGCAATGGAAAAGTGGATTGTCAAAAATGAAATGAGTGAGGACTGTCTGAACCTCAATGTATGGGTTCCACAAACCATATCTAAACCAGCTCATGTCATGGTGTTCATCCATGGAGGATCATTTATTTCTGGCAGCTCAGCTTCAGACAGGCATGATGGAAGTGTACTGGCAGCTTCTGAGGATGTGATCGTAGTGTCAATGAACTACAGACTTGGAGCATTTGGTTTCTTAGGTTTTCCAGGAAATACAAAAGCTCCAGGAAATGCTGGTTTGTTTGACCAAAGGCTGGCTCTTCAATGGGTTTATAAAAATATTGCAGCTTTTGGTGGAAATCCGGAAAATATTACACTTTTTGGGCTCAGTGCAGGAGCTGTCTCCGTAGGTTATCATGTGATAAGTCCAGGAAGCCATTCTTATTTTAATAGAGCCATTCTACAAAGTGGAGCACCGACAGCAAACTGGGCATTCAATTCTCATGAGACGTCAAGGAGGTTTTCCACACAATTAGCCAAACTCCTCAACTGTCCTACAGAAAATGAAGATACCTCTATAGCCTGTTTACAAAATGTAGATGCCAAAGACATAGTTGATAAGCAATTTCTAAATGTATCTGGATATGCCCTAACCATTTTTGTTCCAATTTTGGATAATGATTTTATAACTGTTGTTCCCCACAACCTAGTAAAACAATCAATCATGAATACTGATATTTTGATAGGCGTAGCTAAAGATGATGGAAACCCATTTCCAGTGTTTGGTGCACCAGGATTTAGTGTAAAAAACCAAAGTCTAATCACCACTGAGGAACTTAAAGAAGGTCTGAGATATTTCTTCCCACCAGGAGATGATCTCTCTGTAGAATCTATGATGTTGATGTATGTAGACTGGGATGATGAAAAAAACACTGAGAAGAATCGTAAAGCCATGGAGCAGATACTGAAAGACTATTATTTTATGTGTCCTTCAAAGTATTTTGCAAACTTTGCTTCAAAGACTATAAATAACTTCTATGTCTATGAATATGATCACCGTCCATCAGATGAAGTTTTTCCGGAGTGGATGGGGGCTATACATGGTGCGGAATTGTCAATGGTATTTGGAAAACCACTTATTTCACCTCAACAATTCTCAAACCGAGAGCAAATATTTAGCAGAAGACTTATGAACATCTGGGGCAACTTTGCAAGAACAGG ttcacacatagatttttggtcaggatttttaggccgtatcagcctcaaaatcctgaccaaaaagacggctcctattgaaatcaatggcagccg GAACTACCTGGagcttatggggtttggaagctgGGAGTcaaaactgaaaataaaaaagaaggggttaaagtacaACCTAAAATTCTCTGTTCTAATTCGACTTTTGAGGGTGAAG CATTGA
- the LOC142212979 gene encoding cholinesterase-like yields the protein MEVFNMRFNTNKICFIILTVLAVYIMVEDDTIVETKQGKVSGIKQSVISRTVTAYLGIPYGEAPTGERRFQKPEPRAPWHGIYKATTYGNSCYQINENFFSEIPAMEKWIAKNEMSEDCLNLNVWVPQTMSKPAHVMVFIYGGGFLSGTSSLDMYDGSVLAASEDVIVVSMNYRVGAFGFLAFPGNTKAPGNAGLFDQRLALQWIHENIAAFGGNADSITIFGLSAGGTSVGYQVISPGSHSYFKRAILQSGTPTANWAFNSHERSRMLSIQLAKLLDCPTEDDDASIACLKKVDAKDIVYRQFINVAGYALTIFVPILDNDFITDLPQNLVKESIMNTDILIGVDKDDGNPFPVFGAPGFSVKNHSLITTEELKEGLRYFFPPGDDLSVESMMLLYVDWDDEKNTEKNRKAMEQILKDYYFMCPAKYFANFASKTKNNLYVYEYDHRPSDECFPEWMGVIHGAELPILFGKPLISPQQFSNQEQVFSRRLMRIWANFARTGNPSDDEFHWPQYSVEEQLYAILKVDHIDVEQKWNSQKCQFWNSFYPKLVKTLMHEQKS from the exons ATGGAGGTCTTCAATATGAGGTTCAACACCAACAAGATTTGTTTTATAATACTAACTGTGCTTGCAGTATATATTATGGTAGAAGATGACACAATTGTAGAAACAAAGCAGGGGAAAGTGAGTGGAATAAAACAGTCTGTGATATCTCGTACTGTCACAGCCTATCTAGGAATTCCATATGGAGAAGCACCAACAGGAGAAAGAAGGTTCCAAAAACCAGAACCCCGGGCACCATGGCATGGAATTTACAAAGCCACCACCTATGGAAACTCTTGTTACCAGATTAATGAAAATTTCTTCAGTGAGATACCTGCGATGGAAAAGTGGATTGCCAAAAATGAAATGAGTGAGGACTGTCTGAATCTCAATGTATGGGTTCCACAAACCATGTCTAAACCGGCACACGTCATGGTGTTCATCTATGGAGGAGGTTTTCTTTCTGGCACCTCATCTTTAGACATGTATGATGGAAGTGTGCTGGCAGCTTCTGAGGATGTGATCGTAGTGTCAATGAACTACAGAGTTGGAGCATTTGGTTTCTTAGCATTTCCAGGAAATACAAAAGCTCCAGGAAATGCTGGTTTGTTTGACCAAAGGCTGGCTCTTCAATGGATCCATGAAAATATTGCAGCTTTTGGTGGAAatgcagacagtatcacaatTTTTGGGCTCAGTGCAGGAGGTACTTCTGTTGGGTATCAAGTTATAAGTCCAGGAAGCCATTCTTATTTTAAAAGAGCCATTCTACAAAGTGGAACACCGACGGCAAACTGGGCATTCAATTCTCATGAAAGGTCAAGGATGTTATCCATACAATTAGCCAAACTCCTCGACTGTCCTACAGAAGATGATGATGCCTCTATAGCCTGCTTAAAAAAAGTAGATGCCAAAGACATAGTTTATAGGCAATTTATAAATGTAGCTGGATATGCCCTGACCATTTTTGTTCCAATTTTGGATAATGATTTTATAACTGACCTCCCCCAAAACCTAGTAAAAGAGTCAATCATGAATACTGATATTTTGATAGGTGTAGATAAAGATGATGGTAACCCATTTCCAGTGTTTGGTGCACCAGGATTTAGTGTAAAAAACCATAGTCTAATCACCACTGAGGAACTTAAAGAAGGTCTGAGATATTTCTTCCCACCAGGAGATGATCTCTCTGTAGAATCTATGATGTTACTGTATGTAGATTGGGATGATGAAAAAAACACTGAGAAGAATCGTAAAGCCATGGAGCAGATACTGAAAGACTATTATTTTATGTGTCCTGCAAAGTATTTTGCAAACTTTGCTTCAAAGACTAAAAATAACCTCTATGTCTATGAATATGATCACCGTCCATCAGATGAATGTTTTCCGGAGTGGATGGGGGTTATACATGGTGCGGAATTGCCAATATTATTTGGAAAACCACTTATTTCTCCTCAACAATTCTCAAACCAAGAACAAGTATTTAGCAGAAGACTTATGAGAATCTGGGCCAACTTTGCAAGAACAGG AAATCCAAGTGATGATGAATTTCATTGGCCGCAGTATTCGGTTGAAGAACAACTTTACGCCATTCTGAAAGTGGATCACATTGATGTTGAGCAGAAATGGAACAGTCAAAAATGTCAATTCTGGAATTCCTTCTACCCCAAACTAGTGAAAACTTTG